A stretch of the Capsicum annuum cultivar UCD-10X-F1 chromosome 10, UCD10Xv1.1, whole genome shotgun sequence genome encodes the following:
- the LOC124887698 gene encoding uncharacterized protein LOC124887698 — MKTKKLDGIDTPSNYQQVDVLEKEKDKEKEVVVKTLPKPPPFFSQRLKKKLTVNMPLIEALEQMPRYAKFMKDVVTKKRAKKADARAFTVPYTIGSLEFSKDFCDLEASINLMPLAVYKKLGLGDPTPTIM, encoded by the exons ATGAAGACTAAAAAGTTGGATGGAATTGATACCCCTTCTAATTATCAGCAGGTTGATGTGTTGGAAAAAGAGAAAGATAAGGAAAAGGAAGTTGTGGTGAagactctcccaaaaccaccacctttCTTCTCccagagattgaagaagaag TTGACAGTAAATATGCCTTTGATAGAGGCGCTTGAGCAAATGCcaagatatgctaaatttatgaaggatgtTGTGACGAAGAAAAGAGCG aagaaggcagatgCAAGAGCATTCACTGTTCCTTATACAATTGGGTCTCTGGAATTTTCTAAGGACTTCTGTGATCTAGAAGcgagcattaatttgatgccgctagcTGTTTATAAAAAGTTAGGTTTGGGAGATCCCACACCCACCATCATGTGA